A segment of the Clarias gariepinus isolate MV-2021 ecotype Netherlands unplaced genomic scaffold, CGAR_prim_01v2 scaffold_31, whole genome shotgun sequence genome:
GCTCGCTAACTATGTGACccaattagctgactagcttaGTGCAAGGGAAGTCTGAAATAAAAGACAGCCAAGAATGTCCTCATTTCACCCATAATCCACTCCGTCAGCAATTGCAGGTCCatttctcctttttctcttcctctgcGTTGGCTTTTGGTGTAAGTTTGAAAGCCCTGTCTGATTCTGATCCTTTTCGTCGTTGTCTACTGATCTGCTGTACCAGTTTACTAAAGATGGCGTCCACCTGCTCTCTGCTGCCACTTTTAGCTGAACAGAGGTAAAAGGACATTGAGTGAACTTCAGCTAAGTGCCGTGCTTGCTCAACAGTTGATGCGTTGCCCAAGTTCACCAAGTCAGCCTTGTTAGCCACAAGTACACGGGGGACGTCAGGTCCAACTGAGTGTTGATGACACTCCTCCATCCAGAGGGGCAGACTGCGGAACGAAGCCGCATTTGTAACATCGTAGACAAAGACGACCGCATGTACGTTGCGGTAGTAGTGCTG
Coding sequences within it:
- the LOC128517004 gene encoding ras-related protein Rab-33B, which gives rise to MDSCDCWIPVVCRTCKVIVLGDAGVGKTSLTHLYCTGHFPGKTDPTIGVDLRERLLYLRGEKIKVQLWDTAGQERFRKSMAQHYYRNVHAVVFVYDVTNAASFRSLPLWMEECHQHSVGPDVPRVLVANKADLVNLGNASTVEQARHLAEVHSMSFYLCSAKSGSREQVDAIFSKLVQQISRQRRKGSESDRAFKLTPKANAEEEKKEKWTCNC